A genomic stretch from Candidatus Eisenbacteria bacterium includes:
- a CDS encoding methyltransferase: MIGVDIRLEAGAARVVADCAPLACFRNTSLDGIYACMVLEHLERSKLKPSLLSWKRALRSGGKLRLSVPDFYACARWYLRHPERSVDEILGILMGGEKNAYDIHHNLFDLKKLHGLLRDVGFVDIRRWEWQETPPHDTFDDFSRAYIPHMEFKTGSLMALNVEARNP; the protein is encoded by the coding sequence TGGTGGCCGACTGCGCCCCCTTGGCCTGCTTCAGGAATACAAGCCTCGATGGCATTTATGCCTGCATGGTTCTCGAGCACCTGGAGCGATCAAAATTGAAACCGTCATTGCTCTCATGGAAAAGGGCCTTACGCTCTGGTGGGAAGCTGCGTCTCAGCGTGCCGGACTTCTACGCCTGTGCGCGGTGGTATCTGCGCCACCCAGAGCGAAGCGTAGACGAAATTCTCGGCATTCTCATGGGCGGAGAAAAAAACGCCTATGACATTCATCACAATCTGTTCGACCTGAAAAAACTTCACGGGTTGCTCAGAGATGTGGGCTTTGTGGATATACGGCGCTGGGAGTGGCAGGAGACGCCTCCGCATGACACGTTTGATGATTTCTCGCGGGCCTACATTCCGCATATGGAATTCAAGACTGGCTCTCTCATGGCCCTGAACGTGGAGGCGAGGAACCCGTGA
- a CDS encoding class I SAM-dependent methyltransferase yields the protein MPQEPLPMPLESISAAPVVLAPWSDNYAKWYDMVHYDHPYSVIANKINDLARRRWGTNKRVVVEVGCGTGTLTYFLRHRLPADWVLMGCDPSKGMLDMAHNKYPSMRWEHGTFPFEGNADLIVASFNVVNYVEDLGAWMTDAVGALTNDGMLLFDALDAEDVLRNGMKRLSKCGTQGRYRFSCDMAPERDGEKAKLNYHVTITKDRKPHLEFKTTHKIVLWTMRRLFDCMPAKTYVRVEDWGPTRFYVVTRRP from the coding sequence ATGCCCCAAGAACCGCTGCCAATGCCCCTAGAATCGATTTCTGCGGCTCCGGTCGTCCTAGCCCCTTGGTCCGACAACTATGCCAAATGGTATGACATGGTGCATTACGATCATCCGTATAGCGTAATAGCAAATAAGATCAATGACTTGGCTCGAAGGCGGTGGGGGACAAACAAGCGGGTTGTTGTCGAGGTGGGTTGTGGGACGGGCACGCTCACCTATTTTCTACGCCATCGATTGCCTGCGGACTGGGTGCTTATGGGCTGCGATCCATCGAAGGGAATGCTCGACATGGCCCACAATAAATATCCGTCGATGCGGTGGGAGCATGGAACATTCCCATTTGAGGGCAACGCGGATCTCATCGTAGCGTCGTTCAATGTTGTCAACTACGTGGAGGATCTCGGGGCGTGGATGACCGATGCTGTTGGTGCTCTGACCAACGACGGCATGCTTCTTTTCGACGCCCTGGATGCCGAGGACGTGTTGCGAAATGGGATGAAGAGACTCTCGAAGTGCGGAACTCAGGGGCGTTACAGGTTTTCTTGTGATATGGCGCCTGAGCGGGACGGCGAGAAAGCCAAACTGAACTACCATGTGACGATTACGAAGGATCGGAAGCCGCATCTGGAGTTCAAGACGACCCATAAGATTGTGCTGTGGACGATGCGTCGCTTATTCGACTGCATGCCGGCGAAGACCTACGTGCGCGTTGAGGACTGGGGTCCGACGCGTTTCTATGTGGTGACGAGGAGGCCGTGA